The Carassius carassius chromosome 16, fCarCar2.1, whole genome shotgun sequence genome window below encodes:
- the LOC132159883 gene encoding BTB/POZ domain-containing protein 2-like isoform X1: MQAVIRPVFLVMRCCVCLFTQSLQCSPSKMAAGESNSRSSCLNLSNSGALGNLPPSNSAHSSPASNGGVVVAAGGMNRGAGNANPRTGPENGGGGAESAVRSTPSAHNPPRQSVCPSGATSGAASNMTATPSSSSSTSSSSSASSDASAAVASLPSSPASVLVYREPVYNWQATKSTVKERFAFLFNNEVLSDVHFLVGKGMGVQRIPAHRFALAVGSAVFDAMFNGGMATTSTEIELPDVEPAAFLALLKFLYSDEVQIGPETVMTTLYSAKKYAVPALEAHCVEFLKKNLRADNAFMLLTQARLFDEPQLASLCLENIDKNTADALAAEGFTDVDLDTLVAVLERDTLGLREVRLFGAAVRWAEAEAQRQQLQPTPENKRRVLGKALSLIRFPLMTIEEFAAGPAQSGILTDREVVSLFLHFTVNPKPHVEFIDRPRCCLRGKECSITRFSQVESRWGYSGTSDRIRFSVNRRIFVVGFGLYGSIHGPTDYQVNIQIIHTDSNTVLGQNDTGFSCDGTASTFRVMFKEPVEILPSVNYIACATLKGPDSHYGTKGMRKVTHEAPATGTKTCFTFCYAAGNNNGTSVEDGQIPEVIFYT; this comes from the exons ATGCAGGCAGTCATTCGGCCAGTATTTCTGGTAAtgcgctgttgtgtttgtttattcacGCAGAGCCTGCAGTGTTCACCATCCAAGATGGCTGCGGGGGAAAGCAACAGCCGATCCTCATGCCTAAACTTGTCTAATTCGGGGGCGCTCGGCAATTTACCGCCGAGCAACAGCGCCCATTCGTCACCCGCTAGCAACGGGGGAGTCGTGGTCGCGGCCGGGGGAATGAACCGGGGCGCGGGGAACGCGAACCCCCGGACAGGCCCGGAGAACGGCGGAGGAGGCGCCGAGTCCGCGGTGAGGAGCACGCCGAGCGCGCACAACCCTCCGCGGCAGTCGGTCTGTCCGAGCGGAGCGACTTCGGGCGCTGCGTCAAACATGACGGCGAcaccatcatcatcttcatccacCTCGTCGTCTTCCTCCGCGTCCTCCGACGCGTCCGCCGCCGTCGCCTCGCTTCCCAGCAGCCCGGCTTCAGTTTTGGTTTATCGAGAGCCGGTCTACAACTGGCAAGCGACAAAAAGTACAGTGAAAGAAAggtttgcatttttgtttaacaACGAAGTGCTAAGTGACGTCCATTTTTTGGTTGGGAAGGGGATGGGAGTGCAGCGCATTCCAGCGCACAG ATTTGCTCTCGCGGTGGGAAGTGCCGTGTTTGATGCCATGTTCAACGGAGGCATGGCTACAACGTCGACCGAAATTGAGCTGCCAGATGTGGAACCGGCTGCATTTCTAGCCCTTCTCAA ATTTTTATACTCCGATGAAGTGCAAATTGGACCGGAGACCGTTATGACCACGCTTTACTCAGCCAAAAAGTATGCAGTACCTGCGCTTGAAGCCCACTGCGTCGAATTCTTAAAGAAAAACCTACGCGCTGACAATGCGTTCATGTTGCTTACCCAG GCACGGCTTTTTGACGAGCCCCAGCTGGCTAGTCTCTGTTTAGAAAATATCGACAAGAACACCGCTGATGCGCTAGCCGCCGAGGGCTTCACTGATGTTGACCTCG ACACCCTTGTGGCAGTCCTGGAGAGAGACACGCTGGGTTTACGGGAAGTGCGTCTCTTCGGGGCTGCGGTTCGTTGGGCGGAAGCTGAGGCCCAAAGGCAACAGTTACAGCCAACACCAGAGAACAAGCGCAGAGTGTTGGGAAAAGCACTTTCCCTTATTCGGTTCCCGCTTATGACTATTGAAGAGTTTGCAGCAG GTCCGGCTCAGTCTGGTATACTTACAGACCGGGAGGTGGTCAGTCTGTTTCTGCATTTTACCGTCAACCCAAAACCACATGTGGAGTTTATTGACCGGCCTCGCTGCTGCCTCCGGGGGAAAGAGTGCAGTATCACACGTTTCAGTCAGGTGGAGAGTCGCTGGGGCTACAGCGGAACCAGTGACCGCATACG GTTTTCTGTGAACCGCAGAATATTTGTGGTGGGATTTGGGCTCTATGGGTCCATACATGGTCCAACTGACTATCAGGTCAACATCCAG ATAATACATACAGACAGCAATACAGTTCTCGGTCAGAATGATACAGGCTTTAGCTGCGATGGAACGGCCAGTACTTTTCGAGTCATGTTCAAGGAGCCTGTGGAAATTCTTCCCAGTGTCAACTACATTGCCTGCGCCACCCTCAAG GGGCCAGACTCTCATTATGGGACCAAAGGGATGCGTAAAGTCACCCATGAAGCCCCTGCTACTGGTACAAAGACCTGCTTTACATTCTGCTACGCTGCAGGCAATAACAATGGCACTTCTGTAGAGGATGGACAAATCCCAGAGGTCATCTTCTACACATAA
- the LOC132159883 gene encoding BTB/POZ domain-containing protein 2-like isoform X2 has translation MQAVIRPVFLVMRCCVCLFTQSLQCSPSKMAAGESNSRSSCLNLSNSGALGNLPPSNSAHSSPASNGGVVVAAGGMNRGAGNANPRTGPENGGGGAESAVRSTPSAHNPPRQSVCPSGATSGAASNMTATPSSSSSTSSSSSASSDASAAVASLPSSPASVLVYREPVYNWQATKSTVKERFALAVGSAVFDAMFNGGMATTSTEIELPDVEPAAFLALLKFLYSDEVQIGPETVMTTLYSAKKYAVPALEAHCVEFLKKNLRADNAFMLLTQARLFDEPQLASLCLENIDKNTADALAAEGFTDVDLDTLVAVLERDTLGLREVRLFGAAVRWAEAEAQRQQLQPTPENKRRVLGKALSLIRFPLMTIEEFAAGPAQSGILTDREVVSLFLHFTVNPKPHVEFIDRPRCCLRGKECSITRFSQVESRWGYSGTSDRIRFSVNRRIFVVGFGLYGSIHGPTDYQVNIQIIHTDSNTVLGQNDTGFSCDGTASTFRVMFKEPVEILPSVNYIACATLKGPDSHYGTKGMRKVTHEAPATGTKTCFTFCYAAGNNNGTSVEDGQIPEVIFYT, from the exons ATGCAGGCAGTCATTCGGCCAGTATTTCTGGTAAtgcgctgttgtgtttgtttattcacGCAGAGCCTGCAGTGTTCACCATCCAAGATGGCTGCGGGGGAAAGCAACAGCCGATCCTCATGCCTAAACTTGTCTAATTCGGGGGCGCTCGGCAATTTACCGCCGAGCAACAGCGCCCATTCGTCACCCGCTAGCAACGGGGGAGTCGTGGTCGCGGCCGGGGGAATGAACCGGGGCGCGGGGAACGCGAACCCCCGGACAGGCCCGGAGAACGGCGGAGGAGGCGCCGAGTCCGCGGTGAGGAGCACGCCGAGCGCGCACAACCCTCCGCGGCAGTCGGTCTGTCCGAGCGGAGCGACTTCGGGCGCTGCGTCAAACATGACGGCGAcaccatcatcatcttcatccacCTCGTCGTCTTCCTCCGCGTCCTCCGACGCGTCCGCCGCCGTCGCCTCGCTTCCCAGCAGCCCGGCTTCAGTTTTGGTTTATCGAGAGCCGGTCTACAACTGGCAAGCGACAAAAAGTACAGTGAAAGAAAg ATTTGCTCTCGCGGTGGGAAGTGCCGTGTTTGATGCCATGTTCAACGGAGGCATGGCTACAACGTCGACCGAAATTGAGCTGCCAGATGTGGAACCGGCTGCATTTCTAGCCCTTCTCAA ATTTTTATACTCCGATGAAGTGCAAATTGGACCGGAGACCGTTATGACCACGCTTTACTCAGCCAAAAAGTATGCAGTACCTGCGCTTGAAGCCCACTGCGTCGAATTCTTAAAGAAAAACCTACGCGCTGACAATGCGTTCATGTTGCTTACCCAG GCACGGCTTTTTGACGAGCCCCAGCTGGCTAGTCTCTGTTTAGAAAATATCGACAAGAACACCGCTGATGCGCTAGCCGCCGAGGGCTTCACTGATGTTGACCTCG ACACCCTTGTGGCAGTCCTGGAGAGAGACACGCTGGGTTTACGGGAAGTGCGTCTCTTCGGGGCTGCGGTTCGTTGGGCGGAAGCTGAGGCCCAAAGGCAACAGTTACAGCCAACACCAGAGAACAAGCGCAGAGTGTTGGGAAAAGCACTTTCCCTTATTCGGTTCCCGCTTATGACTATTGAAGAGTTTGCAGCAG GTCCGGCTCAGTCTGGTATACTTACAGACCGGGAGGTGGTCAGTCTGTTTCTGCATTTTACCGTCAACCCAAAACCACATGTGGAGTTTATTGACCGGCCTCGCTGCTGCCTCCGGGGGAAAGAGTGCAGTATCACACGTTTCAGTCAGGTGGAGAGTCGCTGGGGCTACAGCGGAACCAGTGACCGCATACG GTTTTCTGTGAACCGCAGAATATTTGTGGTGGGATTTGGGCTCTATGGGTCCATACATGGTCCAACTGACTATCAGGTCAACATCCAG ATAATACATACAGACAGCAATACAGTTCTCGGTCAGAATGATACAGGCTTTAGCTGCGATGGAACGGCCAGTACTTTTCGAGTCATGTTCAAGGAGCCTGTGGAAATTCTTCCCAGTGTCAACTACATTGCCTGCGCCACCCTCAAG GGGCCAGACTCTCATTATGGGACCAAAGGGATGCGTAAAGTCACCCATGAAGCCCCTGCTACTGGTACAAAGACCTGCTTTACATTCTGCTACGCTGCAGGCAATAACAATGGCACTTCTGTAGAGGATGGACAAATCCCAGAGGTCATCTTCTACACATAA